The DNA window GAATAACCTGCTCGATTCCTTTACGGATGTCCGGTTCTTTTACACTGGATACCGTCAATCGCAGGATATGGTCCCTCTCAAAATACGGCAGGTAGCAAGCATTCGCTGTTTCAGTCCTGACGTGTTTTTTCTCCAGCCGTTTGATGATTGATCCCGCATTCACGCCATCATGCAGTTTCAAAAACGTATGCACGCCAAGCTGACCAGGAGTCTGGTAGATAAAAGGCTTGTCCGCTGCGACATCCCTGTTCTTTACGATACATTCATGCAGCAGTGCGGACCTCTTGCCATAACAGGAACGCAGCTTTTTGCGGTGACGCTCAAACATGCCGCTTTTCAAATACAGCTCCAGCGCAGCCTGGGACAGCATCGAGCTGTCAATGTCCATCAGCCGTTTGAACTGGAGGAATGACTCCCGCAGGACATCCGGCAGGACGGCCACCCCGACCCGGAGACCCGGGAATATAATTTTGGAATAGCTTTTCAGGTATATCACATGGCCGGAGCGATCATAAGCATATATCGGATCTTCCTTTGCATCCTGCTCCAGATCAGCCATATAATCATCCTCCACGATGTACACATCATACTTAGCCGCGAGTAAGGCGATGGCCTTTTTCTGAGAGCGGTCGAGAGAAGTTCCCAAGGGGTTATGGAATCGGGGTACCGTGTAGAACCACTTGATCTCCCCTGTTTTGAAAATCCGCTCCAGCTCCCCTAAATCTATGCCGTCAGCCGTGCGGTGAAGTCCTTCTGCTTCAATGCCGTACACCTTCAAATAATCCACCAAAAGGTGATACCCCGGTTGCTCGATTAATACACGCTGCCTGCCGTTTGGAAAAGGAATCTGGGCTAACACGCTGAGCGCCTGCTGCACACCCGAGGTAATAAAGATCTGCCGGGAATCTGCAAAAACCTGGTATGATGCCAGCTGCCGCTGCATTTCGCGAATGAGTGACGGAAGGCCCTGCGGCGTACCGTAGATAAACAGATCGTTGCGGTACATATCGATCGCTTTGTTGATACAA is part of the Paenibacillus sp. J23TS9 genome and encodes:
- a CDS encoding PLP-dependent aminotransferase family protein; translation: MFKYDDIINDLETQIAGESCREGDKLPSIRALASRYDCSKSTVIRALEDLKEKHLIYASPKSGYYVMKRSVQRQEEGAHWIDFTVSAPDPDIFPYLDFQHCINKAIDMYRNDLFIYGTPQGLPSLIREMQRQLASYQVFADSRQIFITSGVQQALSVLAQIPFPNGRQRVLIEQPGYHLLVDYLKVYGIEAEGLHRTADGIDLGELERIFKTGEIKWFYTVPRFHNPLGTSLDRSQKKAIALLAAKYDVYIVEDDYMADLEQDAKEDPIYAYDRSGHVIYLKSYSKIIFPGLRVGVAVLPDVLRESFLQFKRLMDIDSSMLSQAALELYLKSGMFERHRKKLRSCYGKRSALLHECIVKNRDVAADKPFIYQTPGQLGVHTFLKLHDGVNAGSIIKRLEKKHVRTETANACYLPYFERDHILRLTVSSVKEPDIRKGIEQVIREIK